The window TCTCCTCGGGATTTTCTACTATACATTCCAATGTGGTAATCAGGTGTCTTACCAACGTTCTGATGGTAGAAGCATCAAAAATTGAAACGTTATAATCAAAGGCACCTTTTAAGCCCTCCTGTGTCTCAGTGAGTTGCAGTCTTAAATCAAACGGTGCCATATCACTTTCTATCTCAAGGGGCTGCATTGTTACTCCCGGAAGTTCTAAGTCTACTTTTTGAGTGTTCTGCAGTATAAACATAACCTGAAAAAATGGATTTACTCCATCCTCTCTGGGTGGTTTCAGTTCCTCTACCATCTTGTCAAAAGGCAGCTCCTGATATATAAATGCGTCATAGGTGGTTTTCTTTACTCTTTCTAATACCTCGGCAAAGCTTATTTCCCCTTCAATTTGGGTGCGCAATGCAAGAGTATTCATAAAAAATCCTACTGCACGCTCAAGCTCTTTTCTGTTTCTGTTTGCAACAACTGTACCTATACATATATCCTGCTGCCTCGAATACCTGTAAAGTAAAGTTTTAAAGGCAGCAAGAATCAATATAAACTGGGTAACACTTTTATTTTTACAAACATTATTTATTTTCGTTGTAAGTTCAGGGGATATTGCCACAGGTTCATATCCACCCTCAAAAGCTCGTACAGTAGGTCTTTCACGGTCAAGGGGAAGTTCTAGAGTGCTTGTATTTGCCAGTTGTTTTTTCCAATAGGATAATAAATTATCCAACACTTCTCCCTGTAATCTGTTTCTTTCCCAGTACGCATAATCCGCAAATTGTAATGAAGGCAGAGGCATTACCTGACCTGTCCCCTGTATTTCGGACTTATATAAAGTAAACAGCTCTCCCACCAATACCGTATTTGACCAACCGTCAGATATTATGTGGTGTATAACCAAAGTTAATACATAGTTATCTGCGCCAAGTATAAATAGGTGAAAACGGAATAATGGGCCTGTTTCAAGATTAAAGACCCGCCTTGCTTCCTCTTTTAAAAGGTCTTTAACACGAACTTCATCAACGGAATTCTCCAAATATGTTTTACAAAGCTCTGTTGTTAATTCTGCTTTTACAACCTGAACGGGATTTCCGTCAATACTTTTGAAGGTTGTCCTCAAGGCCTCATGCCTTTTTACCAGTACATTTATTGCTTTTTCAATGGCATTTATGTCAAGTTCACCTGTTATTTTTACAGCATTTGATATATTAAAAGCAGGATTTCCATTAATAAGCTGGTCATAAAACCACATAGACTGCTGTGAATAGGAAAGTGGAAATTCCGTTTTGCCTTCTCTGGGAGCCTGCGGAATCTGCTCATTATTTGAGGTAGTTTCCATTTTTATTTTTTTGAGAAATTCTATTATTTCAAGCTTATTTTGTGAAATTTCATTAAGTAGTGTTTTATTTACTACTCCTTTTGGAGCCTTATATTTTAATTCATCCTTGTCCAACCATAAATTTACTCCCATATTACGCAGCCTTGACAGAAATTGCATTACAGACATTGTAACCACCTCCAGAAAATTATATTGTGCCGCCTTCCATTTCCTCTTGCGCAGCTGCCGCCTCTTCTTCTCCCTGCATTGCCCAACGGAAGGTTTCAATCATTTCGGCAACATCCGCTATTGTTGTAGCCTCCAAAAGCTTTGTCATTGGAATCTGTATTTTGAATACCTTGCTCAAATCAGCTGCAACGGCGGCAGCAATCAGCGAATGGCCTCCCAGTTCAAAGAAATCGTCATGTATTCCCAGTTTTTCAAAGCCAAGAACCTTTTTCCAGTACTCCGCAATTACTTTTTCAACCTCACTTGAAGGCTCAACATAAGGTACATCCAAATCGGGACGAGGCCTTTTACTAAGCTTCTCAGAGCCATCCATATCTCCGGTTAGTTTTTCCGGCCCTTTTAGTAATAGTGGTGAAACATTTATTTTGCCTTGGAATTCTGAGCACAGCTTTTCAAGTTTAGCTTTAAAAAGAAGAATATCTTCTATTTGCTTTTTCTTTTCAGCTTCATCCAAATCTACTGATATTGATATATTTCCCTTTGTAGCCTCTGTAAGAACCTTTTCGTCAATTTCCGATTTATCTGAAACAGGAAATTCCTGCTCTTTTTTGCTTTCATTTCTTACACCCGGTTCAATCCAATATCGCTGCCTTTCAAAGGGATATGTGGGCAGTGGAATACGGTGTCTATTTTCTTCTTCATATAATTTATTCCAGTCAAGCTTTCCTCCGTAAACCCAAATCTTTCCCATACATTCCATAAATGACTCAGAGGAGCTTTTGCTTTCAAGCTGAACTGCAATAAAAGAAGTTCCTGCTTCCGATGAGAACCTTTTACCGTTGCCGATTTCAACAAAAATCCTTTCATCATCAGACACAATTTCCTGCAAGCCTTGAGCTGATAAACTGCAATTACGCTGTTTCAGCCAGTAATCAGTACTTGTGGCCATGGAATCCTCTATCCATTTTCCACTTACGGATGATACAAAAGGTATCTCAGGTATACTTAAATTGATTTCTGAAAGAATACCCGAAAAATCCTTGTCTTCAGAAGCAGTAATTCTCAATGCATCTTCAAGACCAAAAACTTCAGAAATGCATGCGGCAACATATTCTCCCGTACCTTCACCTATCATACTTTCAGGTTTTATGCCTGACTCCTGCAGGAGTTTTGCCATTGAATACTGTGCAACAAAAGCTGTTGACTTTTCAATACTGCTATTTTTATTACCGGTTCTGTCTGATTCAAGTAAAGTTCTGATATCTGTACCCAATATTGGCAATAGAAAATCAGCACAGTAGTCCACAGTATTTCTGAACTTTTCTTCTGTCCTGTACAATTCACCGCATTTATTTATGTATTTTGTATCTCCAGGTAACATAAATACAACCGGCCTGTCCTTGTGTTTTTGGAAGTATGAGAATACATTTTCACATGTAGTATTACTCAATTTAACTCCCAAATCTTCAAGGTTTTTACATACAACAATTCTGCGGTGATTGAAACTCCTTCTGCCGACATGATGTGTAAAGGCTATATCTGCTATATTCAAGTCAGGATTTTTCTTAATATGTTCAGCAAGATTTTGCGTCATTTTTTCCAGTGCTGTTTCTGTCTTTGCTGATAGTGAAATCAGCTGGTACGGTCTTTGTGATTCTTGGGATGGTTCCGCAGCAGGGGCTTCCTCAAGAATAATATGTGTATTGGTACCGCCGATTCCAAAGGAACTAACACCTGCTCTTAGCGGAAAACCTTCTGTTTCCCATTTTGCAGGCTCACTATTTACATAAAACGGGCTGTTTACAAAATCTATTTTGGGATTCGGTTCCTCAAAATTCAGACTCGCCGGAATTATTCTGTGTTTCATGGAAAGTATTGTTTTTATCATACTTGCCACTCCACCGCCATTTACAAGATGTCCAATATTGGTTTTTGCCGAACCTATGGCACAAAATTCTTTTTTATCGGTATATGCTCTGAATGCCTTAGTCAAAGCGGCTATTTCAATGGGGTCTCCCAGATTTGTACCCGTTCCGTGAGCATCTATGTATGTTATTGTTTCCGGGTTAACTCCGGACATTTCTATGGCCTCAGCAATACATTCCGCCTGACCGTCTACATTTGGAGCAGTATAGCTGTTCTTTGAAGAACCGTCATTATTTATACCTGTTCCTTTTATAACCGCATGTATATAATCTCCGTCGGCAATTGCATCTTCCAGTCTTTTTAATGCTAATATGCCAAGTCCGCTTCCGCTTACCGTTCCATTGGCTTTTGAGTCAAATGCACGGCAGTGTCCGTCTGCTGAACCGATGCCGCCTTCCTGATAAAAGAAGGTCTCGTTTCTTGACACCTGAAAGCTGACCCCACCTGCCATAGCAATATCACACTCAAAGTTATTAAGACTTTGACAAGCGTAATGAACCGCCACCATAGAGGATGAACATAAAGTGTTGACATTTACACTTGGCCCCATTAGATTCATTTTGTAGGACACCTTTGTTGCAAGAAAATCCTGTCCGTTTGCTATCATTATTTTGAAGGATCCCAGACTTTCAACAAGTCCCGGATTGGAATACAGGTTTCTTACCATGTATCCGCTTAAGTTTGCACTTGCATATACTGCAACTCGTCCGTCATACAAATCTGAATTATATCCGGCACTTTCAAGTACCTCCCATGCACTTTCCAAAAACAGGCGATGTTGTGGGTCCATAATTTCGGCTTCTCTGGCAGAATAATCAAAAAACTCTGCATCAAACATGTCCATACCATCCAAAATAGCATCCGCAGCAACATACTTGGGATTATCCAGCAGATGTTCATCTATACCCATCTTTACCAAATCATCATGTTTAAAAAATTTTACTGACTCCACGCCGTTATAAAGATTCTCCCAGAACTTCTCCGTATTATCAGCACCCGGTAAACGGCCTGCCATACCTATTATGGCTATTGCACCGTCCAAAGAGCCGTTTTCTTCAAAATTACTCATTAATGCTTTTCCCCCCTCTGTATCATCAGCCTTTGTTTTCTTTGCTTCATTCTTTCCTGTTGTTTGCTGACCCTCTCATTTATGCGTTTAAAGCTTGGCTTTTCTTCCTGATGGTTATCACCCTCAAGCTTCGAGGCCAGAAGCGCTATAGTATTGTATTTATATAAATCAACAACGGCTAAATCTGTTGTAAACATTTCTTTTATTTTTGTATGTAGCTGTACCAAGAGAAGAGAATCCCCACCCAGTGCAAAAAATTCATCATGAATTCCTACCCCCTCTATGCCAAGAAGATTTTGCCATAGGGGTACAAGTCTTTTTTCAGCCTCGCTTTTAGGTGCAGAATATGCATTGGGAAGATCCGGTCTTGGATGTAATGTCTTCTGTTGGTCAATTTCTGCCACAGTATTTATTTTTTTATTTATATAGCCTGCACTTGCAATAGCTTCTTTAATTTCTTTGGTTGATACAATAACCTGATTGTTAAAGAACTGTCCCGACAGTATCTTTTCAAATGCCTTTCTTCCTTCTGCTGACGTCAGTCCCGAATTCATAATATTGCTGCTGTTTGAAAGGTTAATTAAACTGTTATAGCCTTGAGTTTCTTCGGTAAAGGAATTTAAACTCCGACTTCTGTTCTTAATGTTTTCACTATTCTCCGCTGAAACTTGTCTCATTGAAAAATTCTTTATTTCAATTATCTGAACACCTTTTCCATCTAAAATATCAATATCACAGGTTATTATTTCATTAGGTGCATTGTATTCATCCCTGAAGATCATACGTGCATAAATTTTTTCAGGCAGTTTTTGTTTTACGATTAACTTCTCGTATGAAACAGGAAGAAAATTTCTTTTGGATGCTAATCTTACCGAACCGGTAGCAACATCCAAAAGAGAAGGATGTATATTAAAGTACCTTAAATCATCTATAAATTCCGGGGCTAATTCTATCTCCGCAAATCCTTTTGTACCGTGGAATCCAAGTCTTTTCAGTGTCTTCCACCTGTTCCCGAAAGTTATAAATTCATTAATATCTTTCTTAATGTAATCAAATTTTTCTTCATTGAATATGTTCTCTGCTTGAGAAATATCAATGTTCTTGTATTCAGGGTCAATTACAGCTGTAATTTTACCTTGAGCATGTTCTATCCATGGATTTTCTTCCACATTTGAATTGAGTCTGCTGAATATTTTGAATTCAAAATGTCCGCTGCTGCTTTTCAATATTGTCAGAACATCCTGTTCTTCACTTTCCCTGACTACCATTGGTGTCAGAAAGGAAACATACGAAAATTCAACAGGTTTATCCCCATTTATATCTGCAAAAGCAGCTCTGGCCATTTCAAGGTATGTGGTTCCTGCTATTGTAGGGATTCCCATTACAAGATGTTCACTAAGTACCCAATCCTTCTTAGGACTGAACCGTGATAAATATACCGCCTTATCCGGTGATTCGGATATCTTTCTGTCCAGCAGGGGATGAATGGATTTTTTGTTGCCTGTGGCCATACCTATTCCCGGCCACCTGTCCCAATTAATTGATACAAAACGTGTTCCCTGTCTTGAATCATGAGCAACAGCAAATGCGTCCATGAAATTATTGGCAGCACTGTAATCTGCTTGTCCAAAACCTCCTGTTATGGAGTTGAGTGATGAACTCATAATAAAGAAATCCGGCTTACAGTCCTTTAATACTTCATATAACACCCGTGTTCCAGTAACCTTTGGCGCAAATACATCTTCAACAAAGGTTTCTTCCTTCAGCTGTATCATGCCACCACCCGGATTTCCGGCTGCATGAATCACACCGTCGATTTTTCCGAAGTGATTGTTAATCTGTTGACATACACCAGTCATTTCTTCCATATTGTCTACATTTCCACGGCAGATGAGAATTTCTGAGCCAAGTTCTTTTATATGCTTTAAGGTTTTTATTTTTATAGAATTTTTGTCAGCTATGCCCTTGTTTTCCAACCACTCGTCCCACTTCTCCATTTGCGGGAAGGAAGACCGTCCCAAAAGTACAAGATTTACGTTTTCCCTCTCGGCAAGATATTCTGCCAGAACCAGTCCGATTCCGCCCAAGCCGCCTGTTATGAGATAAGTTCCCTTATTTTTTATTTGAAGTACAGGCTTTTGAGTATTTTGGAGTTCCATTTTATCAAAGCTTTGAATTAAGCGGCTTTCTCCTCTGTACGCTACCGTGGCATCTTCGGAATCACTACAGGCTTCATAAAAAAGTTGCTCCAGCAACTCTCTTTCTAGAGGACTGCCATCTTCACAAAGTATGAAATCCACGCTTCTGCACTTGATATTTTCATATTCTCTTGGAATTACTCTGCAAGGGCCTAATACCAAGGCTTTTTCAGGGTACAGTACCGATTCTCCGAACACCTTTTGCATACCATTTGTGAGAGCAATAACAGTTATATCTTTTTTCAATTCCTGTTTACCCAGTGCTTTTGCAAGGAACAGCATGCTGTAGAAAAGGTCCTTGCCCCGGTTTTCATTTGAAATTCCCAGCATATTAATAATTCTGTCGGGTAATTTACCTTGATTTTTCAGTTCTGTCAGTAATGTGTCATAGTTCTGCTGCTGTTTTGGGTTAGCCACAATGACTTCTGCCCCG of the Ruminiclostridium papyrosolvens DSM 2782 genome contains:
- a CDS encoding type I polyketide synthase; its protein translation is MSNFEENGSLDGAIAIIGMAGRLPGADNTEKFWENLYNGVESVKFFKHDDLVKMGIDEHLLDNPKYVAADAILDGMDMFDAEFFDYSAREAEIMDPQHRLFLESAWEVLESAGYNSDLYDGRVAVYASANLSGYMVRNLYSNPGLVESLGSFKIMIANGQDFLATKVSYKMNLMGPSVNVNTLCSSSMVAVHYACQSLNNFECDIAMAGGVSFQVSRNETFFYQEGGIGSADGHCRAFDSKANGTVSGSGLGILALKRLEDAIADGDYIHAVIKGTGINNDGSSKNSYTAPNVDGQAECIAEAIEMSGVNPETITYIDAHGTGTNLGDPIEIAALTKAFRAYTDKKEFCAIGSAKTNIGHLVNGGGVASMIKTILSMKHRIIPASLNFEEPNPKIDFVNSPFYVNSEPAKWETEGFPLRAGVSSFGIGGTNTHIILEEAPAAEPSQESQRPYQLISLSAKTETALEKMTQNLAEHIKKNPDLNIADIAFTHHVGRRSFNHRRIVVCKNLEDLGVKLSNTTCENVFSYFQKHKDRPVVFMLPGDTKYINKCGELYRTEEKFRNTVDYCADFLLPILGTDIRTLLESDRTGNKNSSIEKSTAFVAQYSMAKLLQESGIKPESMIGEGTGEYVAACISEVFGLEDALRITASEDKDFSGILSEINLSIPEIPFVSSVSGKWIEDSMATSTDYWLKQRNCSLSAQGLQEIVSDDERIFVEIGNGKRFSSEAGTSFIAVQLESKSSSESFMECMGKIWVYGGKLDWNKLYEEENRHRIPLPTYPFERQRYWIEPGVRNESKKEQEFPVSDKSEIDEKVLTEATKGNISISVDLDEAEKKKQIEDILLFKAKLEKLCSEFQGKINVSPLLLKGPEKLTGDMDGSEKLSKRPRPDLDVPYVEPSSEVEKVIAEYWKKVLGFEKLGIHDDFFELGGHSLIAAAVAADLSKVFKIQIPMTKLLEATTIADVAEMIETFRWAMQGEEEAAAAQEEMEGGTI